The Chryseolinea soli genome contains a region encoding:
- a CDS encoding tandem-95 repeat protein, which produces MRFRRQILLSLLFCALTGLNYGQIVPVITGQNPDPVPVDEDQPLNIDLSNLMVDDADNTYPDDFSLTVNVGSNYSVSGTTITPDLNFNGPLPVSVEVNDGTNESAPFNLNVVVNAVNDPPSITGQTPDPVPVNEDQPLSIDLANLLVADPDNTYPADFSLIVNAGSNYSVNGTTITPVLNFSGPLPVSVEVNDGTNESAPFNLNVVVNAVNDPPTITGQTPDPVPVNEDQPLNIDLANLLVADPDNTYPADFSLIVNAGSNYAVNGTTITPVLNFSGPLPVSVEVNDGTNESAPFNLNVLVNAMNDPPDITGQNVITTAEETSVTVQISDLTISDPDNVTADFSVIISPGSDYTASGDVVTPNLNFTGMLTVNIQVSDGVNVSTSYPLKINVTPVNDTPVITGQNPVSTLENIPFTVATTDLIISDPDDSYPAGFTTSVLPGANYLAVGNLVTPALGFSGTLIVKVQVSDGSASSNVFDLNVTVGPINDPPVIIGQNAVTIAEEQTRTMVVTDVLILDLDDTYPGGFTLTVLPGTNYTFSGNVIKPVLNFNGPLTVNVKVNDGDADSNTFGVSVTVTPVNDAPSITGQNAVTTNENQARTIQFNDLLVTDVDNSYPTGFSLSVAAGTNYTVAGTTITPAAGFTGNLSVNVSVNDGAASSAIFPLQVTVLPVNDPPVISGQNLVSMAEDQSRLMQVTDVLITDPDDTYPGGFTLTVLPGTNYTFSGNTITPVLNFTGTLTVNVKVNDGDADSPSFGVSVTVTPVNDAPVITGQVAVSTVEDTPKLIALANVVVSDPDNATFTLVVEAGTNYTFSGNTITPALNFNGTLSVNVHVSDGTATSASFPLQVTVTPVNDAPVITGQVALSIPEETSYTIVLANLVVTDPDNASGFTLTAQTGANYALSGTTVTPVANFNGILTVNVQVSDGTASSAVFPLKITVTPVNDPPVITGQSPISVAEDGSITLQLSQFTFTDQDNTAGFLLNVGAGSNYTVSGTTVSPAANYNGPLTVPVTVSDGANASAVFNATITVTPVNDAPQITGQVPLTITESQSLPLTLSQLTVLDPDNTYPNDFQLFVLSGSNYSVSGNVVTPAPNFSGTLQVQVFVNDGTVNSPFFNLQISVNATNDPPVITGQQALAVNEDNPITIVLANVTVTDPDNTAADMTLTVLAGTGYTFSGNTVTPSLNFNGTLTVKIKVNDGTVDSAPFNLQVTVNPVNDPPVINSQGTLSTNEDTPLTLVVANFNISDPDNASGFVLSVGAGTNYTLSSTNQITPALNFNGVLTVPVTVSDGSLSSATFNASVTVKPVNDPPTITGQVPLFTIEDTPLILDFANLLVSDVDNTYSTGFTMIAQAGANYTVSAGPKITPAVDFNGVLTVNIQVSDGAATSAVFPLKITVTDDADAPTITGQNPVTIAEDATRIITLADLKVTDADSNYPDDFTLTVLAGTNYAAAPDNTITPAANFSGTLAVNVRVNDGTANSNIFPLQVTVTPVNDPPTFDPLNNITVVEDSPAQVFTIQNISAGPLEASQQLSLTVVSDNTALIPQPTFTYNGTATSASVAFKPVADAFGVATITVKVLDTDFAEYSTTFTITVTPINDAPTLNPIAYGPILEDADLQIIPLAGISTGGGENQTLTVTASTNKPELFETFEVVYTSPQATGSLKVKTKANANGTAQITVRVEDDGPGTPAPNVNFVTKVFNLAITPVNDLPVFTSQPIVLVEAGKPYEYLVEVTDVEGDAITLTAPTKPSWLTFTVTANGKGKLAGTPPLTASGPVDVKLQAKDGSPTLVDQAYKLVVNSRPVVKPFAVTTQEDTTYPFTIAQYAAAFSDADGNPIVEIQITQLPQRGHLTVNNTTVSQGDKISAGLLSTLKYTPQQDSTGADTLRWMASDGFLYSLAGTYVAINVTPVNDAPIITFIESDTLKYELGSEVPVAFSPQFDAYDPDKDDLTGAEIGFRQENYRLLNEMLLFTNTANIKGTFNPDAGVLSLTGKATAKEYRDAIRSVQYNYINAIDIILDSRTVYVTLSDGKSFSETKDRVITLIYTFKDLDIPTAFTPNGDQANETWIISSVNGTDQYQDAEVSVYNKRGTLLFRSQGFDTHWNGTYNGEVLPVDTYFYTIDLKYNKVRYKGTVTILR; this is translated from the coding sequence ATGCGTTTTCGACGCCAAATATTACTTTCTCTTCTATTTTGCGCCCTAACCGGGCTCAACTACGGCCAAATCGTTCCGGTCATCACCGGGCAAAACCCTGATCCTGTGCCGGTTGATGAGGATCAGCCCCTCAACATCGACCTCTCCAACCTGATGGTGGACGACGCCGACAATACGTATCCGGATGATTTCTCGCTGACCGTAAATGTAGGCTCCAACTACTCTGTCAGCGGTACCACGATCACTCCTGATCTCAATTTCAATGGCCCTTTGCCGGTGAGCGTGGAGGTGAACGACGGGACCAACGAAAGCGCTCCTTTCAACCTGAACGTCGTGGTGAACGCTGTGAACGATCCCCCAAGTATCACCGGGCAAACTCCTGATCCTGTGCCGGTAAACGAGGATCAACCCCTCAGCATCGACCTCGCCAACCTGCTGGTGGCAGACCCCGACAATACTTATCCGGCTGATTTTTCATTGATCGTAAATGCCGGTTCCAACTACTCCGTCAACGGCACAACGATCACTCCCGTGCTCAATTTTAGCGGCCCCTTGCCCGTGAGCGTGGAAGTGAACGACGGCACCAACGAAAGCGCTCCTTTCAACCTGAATGTGGTGGTGAACGCTGTGAACGATCCCCCCACCATCACCGGGCAAACGCCTGATCCTGTGCCGGTAAACGAGGATCAACCCCTCAACATCGACCTTGCCAACCTGCTGGTGGCAGACCCCGACAATACTTACCCGGCAGATTTTTCATTGATCGTAAACGCGGGTTCCAACTACGCTGTGAATGGCACAACGATCACACCCGTACTCAATTTTAGCGGCCCCTTGCCCGTGAGCGTGGAAGTGAACGATGGGACCAACGAAAGCGCCCCCTTCAACCTGAACGTGCTGGTGAACGCCATGAATGATCCGCCCGACATCACCGGACAGAACGTGATCACCACCGCGGAAGAAACATCGGTCACTGTGCAGATCAGCGACCTCACCATTTCCGACCCCGACAATGTTACTGCCGATTTCTCGGTCATCATTTCACCAGGCAGCGACTACACGGCCAGTGGCGATGTCGTTACGCCAAACCTGAATTTTACGGGGATGCTGACCGTAAACATTCAAGTGAGCGATGGCGTCAACGTCAGCACCTCGTATCCGTTGAAGATCAACGTAACCCCTGTCAACGATACCCCTGTCATCACCGGTCAGAATCCCGTCTCCACCTTGGAGAACATTCCGTTCACCGTAGCAACCACGGACCTGATCATATCCGACCCCGACGATTCTTATCCTGCCGGCTTCACCACTTCGGTGCTGCCCGGCGCCAACTATCTGGCGGTGGGGAATCTGGTAACGCCGGCGTTGGGTTTCTCTGGGACACTTATTGTAAAAGTTCAGGTTAGCGATGGCAGTGCCTCCAGCAATGTATTCGACCTCAATGTGACCGTCGGGCCGATCAACGATCCGCCGGTGATCATCGGGCAGAATGCCGTCACCATAGCGGAAGAACAGACGCGCACCATGGTGGTGACCGACGTACTCATCCTGGACCTGGACGACACGTATCCCGGTGGCTTCACCCTCACCGTGCTTCCCGGAACTAACTACACATTCTCAGGCAACGTGATCAAACCCGTGCTGAATTTCAATGGCCCCCTTACGGTCAATGTAAAAGTAAACGATGGCGATGCGGACAGTAATACTTTTGGAGTATCGGTTACCGTAACGCCCGTGAACGATGCGCCGAGCATTACGGGACAAAACGCCGTAACGACCAATGAAAATCAAGCCCGGACCATTCAGTTTAATGACCTGCTGGTTACCGATGTAGACAATTCATATCCCACGGGATTCAGCTTGTCCGTAGCGGCCGGAACGAACTACACCGTTGCCGGCACTACGATAACGCCTGCGGCTGGATTCACCGGCAACCTTTCGGTGAATGTCAGCGTGAATGATGGCGCCGCCAGCAGCGCGATCTTTCCTTTGCAAGTGACCGTTCTGCCGGTGAATGATCCCCCGGTAATCTCCGGTCAGAATCTGGTCTCCATGGCGGAAGACCAAAGCAGGCTGATGCAGGTCACCGACGTGCTCATCACCGACCCGGACGATACCTATCCCGGCGGATTTACGCTCACGGTGTTGCCCGGCACCAACTATACGTTCTCCGGGAACACTATTACTCCCGTTTTGAATTTTACCGGTACCCTCACCGTTAACGTGAAGGTAAACGACGGCGACGCGGATAGCCCTTCGTTTGGGGTGTCTGTTACGGTTACCCCCGTAAACGATGCTCCCGTCATTACCGGCCAGGTGGCTGTGTCCACCGTTGAAGACACGCCAAAGCTTATCGCCTTGGCCAATGTGGTTGTGTCGGACCCTGACAATGCTACATTCACCTTGGTGGTGGAAGCCGGTACGAACTATACGTTTTCCGGGAACACCATTACGCCCGCGTTGAATTTTAACGGAACCCTTTCGGTGAACGTGCACGTGAGCGACGGCACCGCGACCAGTGCATCATTTCCTTTGCAGGTAACGGTCACCCCCGTGAACGATGCGCCGGTAATCACCGGCCAGGTAGCGCTCTCCATACCGGAAGAAACGTCCTACACAATTGTCTTGGCAAACCTCGTGGTGACGGATCCGGATAACGCTTCAGGGTTTACACTCACCGCTCAGACCGGCGCCAACTATGCCTTGTCGGGAACTACGGTGACGCCCGTCGCGAATTTTAATGGCATCCTAACGGTCAATGTGCAGGTGAGCGATGGCACGGCCAGTAGCGCCGTGTTCCCGTTGAAGATCACGGTAACACCCGTCAACGACCCGCCCGTCATCACCGGGCAATCTCCGATTTCGGTGGCCGAAGATGGCTCCATTACGCTGCAATTGTCGCAATTCACGTTCACGGACCAGGACAACACTGCGGGGTTTTTACTCAACGTGGGGGCAGGATCAAACTATACAGTATCCGGCACAACGGTTTCTCCCGCGGCAAATTATAATGGCCCGCTGACCGTGCCCGTCACCGTCAGCGACGGGGCAAATGCGAGCGCGGTCTTCAACGCCACTATCACCGTGACGCCGGTAAACGATGCGCCGCAGATCACGGGCCAGGTGCCTTTGACGATCACGGAAAGTCAATCCCTCCCCTTGACGCTTTCGCAGCTCACGGTGTTGGACCCTGACAACACCTATCCCAACGACTTCCAGCTTTTTGTGTTGTCGGGATCGAATTATTCTGTTTCCGGAAACGTGGTGACACCGGCGCCAAACTTCAGTGGCACGTTGCAGGTCCAGGTTTTTGTGAACGACGGTACGGTGAACAGCCCATTCTTCAATTTGCAGATCTCGGTGAATGCCACGAACGATCCGCCGGTGATCACCGGGCAGCAAGCTTTAGCGGTCAATGAAGACAATCCCATCACCATCGTGCTCGCCAATGTCACCGTGACCGACCCGGACAATACCGCTGCGGACATGACCCTGACCGTACTGGCGGGAACGGGTTACACATTCTCCGGAAATACGGTGACGCCCTCGTTGAACTTCAACGGTACCCTTACGGTAAAGATCAAGGTGAACGATGGCACAGTGGACAGTGCGCCGTTCAATCTGCAGGTCACCGTGAACCCCGTCAACGATCCGCCGGTGATCAACAGCCAGGGAACACTTTCCACGAACGAAGACACCCCACTGACACTGGTGGTGGCAAACTTTAACATCTCAGATCCCGACAATGCTTCAGGCTTTGTGCTCTCGGTAGGAGCGGGGACCAATTATACCCTCTCGTCAACGAATCAAATAACGCCGGCGTTGAATTTCAATGGCGTACTCACTGTGCCGGTAACCGTAAGCGACGGTTCGTTGTCCAGTGCCACCTTCAATGCTTCTGTAACCGTAAAACCCGTGAACGATCCGCCGACCATCACCGGCCAGGTGCCTTTGTTTACGATAGAAGACACTCCCCTGATATTAGACTTTGCAAACCTGTTGGTTTCCGATGTAGACAATACCTATTCCACCGGCTTCACGATGATCGCCCAGGCAGGTGCCAATTATACGGTATCGGCCGGTCCGAAGATCACCCCGGCGGTGGATTTCAATGGCGTGCTGACGGTGAATATACAGGTGTCGGATGGTGCGGCGACCAGCGCTGTTTTCCCGTTGAAGATCACCGTGACCGACGATGCGGATGCCCCGACCATCACCGGTCAAAATCCGGTGACCATCGCCGAAGATGCCACGCGTATCATCACGCTCGCCGATCTCAAAGTGACTGACGCCGACAGTAACTATCCCGATGACTTTACGCTGACCGTGCTCGCCGGCACCAACTATGCGGCGGCGCCGGACAACACCATAACCCCTGCGGCAAATTTCTCCGGAACATTGGCGGTCAATGTGCGCGTGAACGACGGCACAGCCAACAGCAACATCTTCCCGCTGCAGGTGACCGTGACGCCCGTGAACGATCCGCCGACCTTCGACCCGCTCAACAATATCACCGTGGTGGAGGACTCCCCGGCGCAAGTATTTACGATTCAAAACATCTCCGCCGGTCCGCTCGAAGCCAGCCAGCAGCTTTCGCTGACGGTGGTCTCGGACAATACGGCGTTGATACCTCAACCCACCTTCACCTATAACGGAACCGCGACCTCGGCAAGCGTTGCATTCAAACCGGTGGCAGATGCTTTTGGCGTGGCCACCATTACCGTGAAGGTGCTGGATACGGATTTTGCGGAGTATTCAACTACGTTCACCATCACCGTCACGCCGATAAACGATGCGCCAACGCTCAATCCCATCGCCTATGGACCCATTCTGGAAGATGCCGACCTGCAGATCATTCCGCTTGCGGGCATCTCGACCGGGGGAGGAGAGAACCAGACCCTGACGGTGACGGCGTCCACCAATAAACCCGAGTTGTTCGAAACCTTTGAAGTGGTCTACACCAGCCCTCAAGCCACGGGATCGTTAAAAGTAAAAACAAAAGCCAATGCCAACGGCACGGCCCAAATTACGGTTCGTGTAGAAGACGATGGACCCGGCACACCGGCACCGAACGTCAACTTTGTTACGAAAGTCTTTAACCTGGCCATCACGCCCGTGAATGACCTGCCCGTGTTCACGTCACAACCCATTGTGTTGGTAGAGGCCGGCAAGCCCTATGAATACCTCGTGGAAGTGACCGACGTGGAGGGCGACGCCATTACGCTGACCGCGCCCACGAAACCATCGTGGCTCACGTTCACGGTGACGGCAAATGGAAAAGGAAAGCTGGCCGGCACGCCGCCACTGACGGCCTCGGGCCCGGTGGACGTTAAGCTGCAGGCTAAGGATGGATCGCCAACGCTGGTGGACCAGGCCTACAAGCTGGTGGTGAATTCACGCCCGGTGGTAAAACCCTTTGCCGTGACCACTCAGGAGGATACGACCTATCCCTTCACGATCGCCCAATATGCCGCAGCCTTTTCGGATGCCGACGGCAATCCCATTGTCGAGATCCAGATCACGCAACTTCCCCAACGCGGCCACCTGACGGTGAACAACACAACGGTATCGCAAGGCGACAAGATCTCGGCCGGTCTGTTATCAACTTTGAAATATACACCGCAACAAGATTCCACCGGCGCCGACACCCTACGGTGGATGGCCAGCGACGGATTTTTGTATAGCCTGGCTGGTACGTATGTGGCCATCAACGTGACGCCGGTGAACGATGCGCCCATCATCACGTTCATAGAAAGCGACACCTTAAAATACGAACTCGGCAGCGAAGTACCGGTGGCCTTCTCACCCCAATTCGACGCCTACGATCCCGACAAGGACGATCTCACCGGCGCAGAGATTGGATTCCGCCAGGAGAATTACCGGCTCCTGAATGAAATGCTGCTCTTCACCAACACCGCCAACATCAAGGGCACGTTCAATCCCGATGCCGGGGTGCTAAGTCTCACCGGGAAGGCAACTGCGAAAGAGTACAGGGACGCCATACGCTCTGTCCAATACAACTACATCAATGCGATAGATATTATCCTGGATTCGCGCACGGTATATGTCACGTTAAGCGACGGCAAAAGCTTCAGCGAAACGAAGGATCGTGTCATCACCCTGATCTATACCTTTAAGGACCTTGATATTCCCACGGCTTTCACACCCAATGGCGACCAGGCCAATGAAACGTGGATCATCTCTTCCGTCAACGGCACCGACCAATACCAGGATGCCGAGGTGAGCGTATATAACAAACGGGGCACGCTATTGTTTCGTAGCCAGGGATTTGACACCCACTGGAATGGAACCTACAACGGCGAGGTATTGCCGGTGGATACCTACTTCTATACCATTGATTTGAAATACAACAAGGTCCGCTATAAAGGAACCGTAACCATTTTACGCTAA
- a CDS encoding YebC/PmpR family DNA-binding transcriptional regulator — protein sequence MGRVFEKRKHKMFARFDRMAKAFSRIGKDIAIAVKQGGPLPENNPKLRMCIQNARGVNMPKDRVEAAIRRASSKEEKDFQEVVYEGYAPHGVPIVVECATDNPTRTVANIRLAFSKNGGAMGNSGSVAFMFERKGVFKFEPSKLNLDEYELDLIDAGAEDIERGDEDTIVYTKFTEFGHMAKFLESKGLEAKSSELQYVPTTTKELPEDQQDEVLKCVEALEADDDVQNVYHNLA from the coding sequence ATGGGCCGCGTATTTGAAAAACGAAAACACAAGATGTTCGCACGCTTTGACCGCATGGCCAAAGCCTTTTCGCGCATCGGCAAAGACATTGCTATCGCCGTAAAACAAGGCGGTCCCCTGCCCGAGAACAACCCCAAACTGCGGATGTGCATTCAAAACGCCCGGGGCGTGAACATGCCCAAAGACCGCGTGGAAGCGGCCATCCGCCGGGCGTCTTCAAAAGAGGAAAAAGACTTCCAGGAAGTGGTATACGAAGGATATGCACCACACGGTGTGCCCATCGTGGTGGAATGTGCTACCGATAATCCCACACGCACCGTAGCCAACATACGCCTCGCCTTCAGCAAGAACGGGGGCGCCATGGGCAACTCTGGTTCGGTAGCCTTCATGTTCGAACGCAAAGGCGTTTTCAAGTTCGAACCCTCCAAACTCAACCTCGACGAATACGAACTCGACCTCATCGACGCCGGTGCCGAGGACATCGAGCGTGGGGATGAAGACACGATCGTCTACACCAAATTCACCGAGTTTGGTCACATGGCTAAATTTCTCGAATCCAAAGGCCTGGAAGCCAAAAGCTCCGAGCTTCAATACGTGCCCACCACCACCAAGGAACTGCCCGAAGACCAACAGGACGAAGTACTCAAATGCGTGGAAGCCCTGGAAGCCGACGATGACGTGCAAAACGTCTATCACAACCTGGCCTGA
- a CDS encoding LTA synthase family protein, translating into MKLPAQNFFAGYRWRTNLYTAFALRLLLVMFLLTVCRVCFYLFNINFFPDMTIANFTRLMWGGLRFDLVTALYLNLLFILLMILPVDWRFNRYYQQTLKYIFFITNGVALAMNVADFIYYRFTLRRTTADVFRQFDNETNLAGLWMRFVIDYWYATLFLVALLALMVFLYNRVKITGPQLKNRVAYYTLGTLAIPLIALGVVGGIRGGFGESTRPITLSNAGEYVKDPRDISIVLNTPFALMRTLGKTKLVPLHYFSDHELANLYTPVHHPHDTTAFRPDNVVVIILESFSKEFFGFFNKDKEGGQYKGYTPFLDSLIQHSRTYEYSFANGRKSIDGLPSVVASIPSLGVPYFLSPYSGNRINSLASLLKEKQYYTAFFHGAPNGSMGFQAFMNVAGVEDYYGKTEYNNDADYDGIWGIWDDKFLEFYADKMNGFRQPFMTSLFTVSSHHPFKVPEAYEGVFKGGPMVIHKCIQYTDFALKKFFSKASAMPWYKNTLFVITADHTSSEIEFPDGRTDLGFYKIPVIFFKPDNSLAAYDQQHIVQQIDIMPTVLGYLHYDQPYVAFGRDAFQDTAEPFSFNYKDNVYQLVEGDHLLQYDGNKSVGLFDFKADKMLKTNLIDQKLPVQDSLETKMKAILQQYNNRMIGDSLSVKALPNSKQ; encoded by the coding sequence ATGAAACTACCCGCCCAGAACTTCTTTGCCGGCTATCGCTGGCGGACCAACCTGTACACAGCGTTTGCCCTTCGCCTGCTTTTGGTCATGTTCCTGCTCACCGTCTGCCGGGTGTGCTTTTACTTATTCAATATAAATTTCTTTCCCGACATGACCATCGCCAATTTCACGCGGCTCATGTGGGGCGGTCTGCGGTTTGACCTGGTCACGGCACTCTATCTCAACCTACTCTTCATCCTGCTCATGATCCTGCCGGTAGATTGGCGTTTCAACCGCTATTATCAGCAGACCCTGAAATATATCTTCTTCATCACCAACGGTGTGGCGCTGGCCATGAACGTGGCCGACTTCATCTACTACCGCTTCACCTTGCGTCGCACCACCGCCGACGTGTTTCGTCAATTCGACAACGAGACCAACCTGGCGGGTTTGTGGATGCGGTTTGTCATCGACTATTGGTATGCCACGTTGTTCCTGGTGGCCCTGTTGGCGCTGATGGTGTTTCTCTACAACCGGGTAAAGATCACCGGCCCTCAACTGAAGAACCGGGTTGCTTATTACACGCTGGGAACCCTCGCCATCCCGTTGATCGCTTTGGGCGTGGTCGGCGGCATTCGCGGCGGCTTTGGTGAGAGCACGCGCCCCATCACGCTGAGCAATGCCGGCGAGTACGTGAAAGACCCCCGCGACATCAGCATCGTGCTCAACACGCCGTTTGCGCTCATGCGAACGCTGGGTAAAACAAAGCTCGTGCCCCTCCATTATTTTTCGGATCATGAACTAGCCAATCTTTACACACCCGTACATCATCCCCACGACACGACGGCCTTTCGCCCCGACAACGTGGTGGTGATCATCCTGGAGAGTTTCTCCAAGGAATTCTTCGGCTTCTTCAACAAAGACAAGGAGGGTGGGCAGTACAAGGGCTACACCCCGTTTCTCGACTCGCTCATCCAGCACAGCCGCACCTATGAATATTCGTTTGCCAACGGGCGCAAGTCCATCGACGGACTGCCGTCGGTGGTGGCCAGCATCCCTTCGTTGGGCGTGCCTTATTTTCTTTCGCCCTATTCGGGGAACAGGATCAACAGCCTGGCATCGCTGCTGAAGGAGAAGCAGTATTACACCGCGTTTTTTCACGGCGCGCCGAATGGTTCCATGGGCTTTCAGGCCTTCATGAACGTGGCTGGGGTGGAGGACTACTATGGAAAGACCGAATACAACAACGACGCGGACTACGATGGCATCTGGGGCATTTGGGACGACAAATTTCTGGAGTTCTATGCCGACAAGATGAACGGATTCCGGCAGCCGTTCATGACGTCGTTGTTCACGGTGTCGTCGCACCACCCGTTCAAGGTCCCCGAGGCATACGAAGGTGTTTTCAAAGGCGGGCCGATGGTGATCCACAAATGCATCCAGTATACCGACTTTGCGTTGAAGAAATTCTTCAGCAAGGCGTCGGCGATGCCGTGGTATAAGAACACGCTCTTTGTCATCACCGCCGATCACACCTCATCCGAGATCGAGTTTCCCGATGGCCGCACCGACCTGGGCTTCTACAAGATCCCTGTCATTTTCTTCAAACCCGACAACTCGCTGGCGGCCTACGATCAACAACACATCGTGCAACAGATCGACATCATGCCGACGGTGTTGGGATATCTGCATTATGACCAGCCTTATGTAGCCTTCGGACGCGACGCTTTCCAAGACACGGCGGAGCCTTTTTCGTTCAACTATAAGGACAACGTCTATCAACTCGTAGAGGGCGACCACCTGTTGCAATACGATGGCAACAAGTCCGTGGGACTTTTTGATTTCAAAGCCGATAAAATGTTGAAGACGAATCTGATCGATCAAAAGCTTCCCGTTCAGGATTCATTGGAAACCAAGATGAAAGCAATCCTGCAGCAGTACAATAACCGCATGATCGGCGATAGCCTTAGCGTGAAAGCGTTGCCCAATTCAAAACAATAG
- a CDS encoding outer membrane beta-barrel protein, whose translation MSKVCIVTLLVFSSMSVWAQQYSMSLGVFTGTSVSFTNDEGINKDPRYKGRYELKFAPIGVNFGMDYERFGFMISPGLINVGQNFYVVNTVGGQDGLRKINVKYLNIPATIKVHMLNLSFFKFSAVASISAAYLLDGKDVVSHNATKLTFSPDVYPILPPDYEVQYDGVKVPAVDNYVINSKQDYRPMQVFVAAGFRSDWDVSDHWRVSFDFRVNYGLFDPRSDAYIAKLNSNSTLYDLPGSRRDMFAQLTFGISRYLDFEKGDVERAKNLKGNHKLYKPKKYPGQKIRSSRPKG comes from the coding sequence ATGAGCAAGGTTTGTATCGTTACTCTATTGGTTTTCAGCAGCATGTCCGTGTGGGCGCAACAATATTCCATGTCCCTGGGTGTTTTCACTGGCACGTCCGTTTCTTTTACCAACGACGAGGGTATCAACAAAGATCCGCGCTACAAAGGCCGTTACGAGTTGAAGTTCGCTCCCATCGGTGTCAATTTCGGGATGGACTATGAACGGTTTGGCTTTATGATCAGTCCAGGGCTGATCAATGTTGGGCAAAATTTTTATGTCGTCAACACGGTTGGCGGGCAGGATGGCCTGCGCAAGATCAACGTAAAGTACCTGAACATCCCTGCAACGATCAAAGTGCACATGCTCAATTTGTCTTTCTTCAAGTTCAGCGCGGTGGCGTCGATCAGTGCGGCGTACCTGCTGGATGGAAAAGATGTGGTATCGCACAACGCTACTAAACTTACTTTCTCACCCGACGTCTACCCTATCCTGCCCCCGGACTATGAAGTGCAGTATGATGGCGTGAAGGTGCCGGCGGTCGACAACTATGTGATCAATTCAAAACAAGATTACCGGCCGATGCAGGTTTTTGTTGCTGCGGGTTTTCGTTCCGATTGGGATGTGTCGGATCATTGGCGTGTCTCGTTTGACTTTCGGGTGAATTATGGGTTGTTTGATCCGCGGAGTGATGCCTATATCGCGAAGCTCAATAGCAACTCTACCTTATATGATTTGCCGGGGAGCCGGCGGGATATGTTTGCGCAGCTGACATTTGGCATCTCGCGGTATCTTGATTTTGAGAAAGGGGATGTGGAGAGGGCTAAGAATTTGAAGGGAAATCACAAATTGTATAAGCCTAAGAAGTATCCGGGGCAGAAGATTCGGAGTTCGCGGCCGAAAGGATAG